CCGTTATTAAAGATGAAAACGCCGCTATTTCTCAAGTAATTAAAATGGTCAAAGAAAAGAAAGTGCTCACTGTGCAAAATGAAGAGATTCCCATTCAAGCAGATACCGTTTGTATTCATGGAGACGGTGCACATGCTGTTGAATTTGCCAAAGCTATTTGTGACAAGCTAAAAGAAGAACAAATCATTATTCAACCACAATGAGGTGACATCATGAAAAAAGAACGCAACTGGAGTGTGCTGCTCGGAGCTGCATTTTTAATGGCTACTTCAGCAGTGGGTCCAGGTTTTTTAACTCAAACAACGGTCTTTACACAAGCTCTCGCCGCAAGTTTTGGTTTTGTCATTTTACTGTCGATTTTATTAGACATTGGCGTGCAGCTAAATGTATGGCGTATTATTGCCGTTTCAGAAAAAAGAGCACAGGATATCGCTAACAGTGTTTTGCCAGGTCTCGGCTTATTTATTGCTATTCTAATTGTAATCGGAGGCTTAGCATTTAATATTGGAAACGTAGGAGGCGCGGGTCTTGGCTTCAATGCGCTATTTGGCATTTCTCCTAAAGCGGGTGCAGTCATTACAGCCATCATTTCTATCGCAATCTTTTTAGTTAAAGAAGCCGGAAAATTAATGGATCGTTTTGCTCAATTAATGGGTGGAATATTAATTATTTTAATGGTGTATGTTGCTGTTTCTTCCTCTCCTCCATTAGGAGAAGCGGCATCTAAAACATTTTGGCCAGATAAAATTGACGTAATGGCGATTGTTACTCTTGTAGGAGGAACGGTAGGAGGATATATTACATTTGCAGGAGGTCACCGTTTATTAGATGCAGGAATCAAAGGAAAAGCCGCGATTCCTGAAGTAACAAGAGGAGCAGTATCGGGCATTACGATTGCTTCTATCATTCGAATTTTTCTATTTTTAGCGACATTAGGTGTATTGAGTCAAGGGTTAAAGCTGAATCCTGATAATCCACCTGCCTCTGTTTTTCAGTTAGCTGCAGGAGATATTGGCTATAAATTATTCGGTATCGTCATGGCAGCGGCGGCTATCACTTCAGTTATTGGTTCGGCATATACATCGGTTTCCTTTATTAAATCCTTCAGCAAAAGGATTGAGAAATATGAAAACTGGATTATCATTGCATTTATTACGATTTCAACCCTGATTTTCTTAACGATTGGTCAGCCGGTCACTCTGCTTATTTTAGCTGGAGCATTGAATGGGTTAATTTTGCCTATTACGCTCGGAACAATGCTTATAGCGGCGTATAAAAAGAAGATAGTAGGCGATTACAAGCATCCGACTTGGCTTACCGTTTTTGGCGGTTTTGTGGTCGTTATTATGGCTGTGCTAGGAGTCTATACGCTTGTGACTCAAATTTCAAAACTGTGGTAAGGAATTCTATAACCAATTAAAAAAGGGCCTTCTGACCCTTTTTTAATTGGTTATAGGCAAAACATACAAAATGATTGCTAAAAAGTGGAGTACGGTCCCTCCAAGGACGAAAATATGCCAAATCATATGATGAAAACGAAATCCTCGCCATACGTAAAAAACGGCTCCGATTGTATACAATACGCCTCCAACTACGAGAAGGACAATTCCTTGATGGGCAATAGTTTGAGTTAAGGAATCCCACGCAAACACAATCATCCATCCCATAAATACGTAAAGAATGGTGGAAATAAAAAGGAATTTCTTCACAAAAAAAGCTTTGAATACAATTCCTGCAAGAGCGATGCCCCATACAATGCCAAAAAGTGTCCAGCCGATGGTTCCTTTTACTGCGATAAATAAAAATGGAGTGTACGTACCGGCAATAAACAAATAAATAGAAGAGTGGTCGAATATCTCAAAAAGATCTTTTACCTTCCCTTCCGGAAAGCTATGGACAAGCGTAGAGGAGACGTAGAGAAGCAGCATGGTTACTCCGTAAATAGTAAAACTGATAACGTGCCAAGGCGTTCCTTCTAACGAAGAAAGTACGATTAAAAGCGTTAATCCAACAATACTGAGTACGGCTCCAATGCCGTGTGTAATCGCATTTGCAATTTCTTCTCCTCTTGTAAATGTGTGTGTAGTAGCCATTTACAAAATCCTTTCTTTATACAAATTTATCTTCTATTTTCTCAGAGGATAAGTTTTGAACATACCTGCTGAGGAAAAATCCGTAACTGTCAAAAACATGAGCAAAAAAGTCATTGGTTATTTCTTTATTATAGACCATTTTTTTGATTTTATCTATTTTGACTGGTGATCTGAAAAGATGAAGGGTGTATATGTGAATGTTCACTAGCTGTAAAAAGCATGTATAGAAGAAAAAAATGCTTTTTGAAAAAATGTCAGAAAAGTTGTCATGAAGGCATGATTTTGAAATACATATAAAATAAAACTTTTAACAGTCAAGGTTACGATTACTGCTTAGCTCATTTGCAATAGATAAGTAACAAGATTGTAAGAAGGCAGGGGGATGGAAGCAGTGAAAAAAGAAGTTATTTTTGATGAAACAGGGACATACAAGTACTCTCTATTATGCAAATGGAGTGAAGTAAACGAACGTAAACTTACGTTTATCTTGTCATTTCCAGAAAATACGTATGAATACAGCGACGATGCAGCTGTATCCAAGTGCATAGAACTGGCGCAAAAGTGGGGATTTGGAGTCTTAGAAATCGTTTATTTATTCAGCTATCAAACCGATCATGTTTCGTTTTTACGCATGCTTTCAAAAGAAGAAGCTGTTGGAACAAGAACAGGTGAATATATTCAAAAAGCAGTAGAAGATGCTGAACTTGTTGTGGTAGCTTGGGGCGATCATGGAAGCATTTACAACCGGCAAGAGGAAGTAGAACGCTGTCTGAAACACAAGCCGGTATATTGTTTTGGAAAAACGAAACAGCAATTTCCACGCCATATTTTATCTGTCGTGCACCGTGCAAAATTACAGAAATATGAAGTGCCGGCTAATCGTGAAGAGTCGGAAGAAGTTTCTTCGTTTATTGAAGACATAGATCAAAGTTTTGGTGGAGGGGATTATTCTCCAATTAAACAACTAACAGAAGAAGAACCGCTTATGTTTATTGAAGACATTGCCAGTATGTATCGATAAAGAGAAAAAGCGAGGTTTATATTCCTCGCTTTTTCGTTAGTATAAAACACCAAGTTTTATCATATGGTTGTATCAAGAAGCGTGTGTAAAGGGGGAACTTTATGAAATTGAATGAAGTATTGCACCGCATCACAACTATTTATAATGAGTTAGAAGAAGACTGCTTTCAATATATAGGGGCTGTGATCAATGAAGATGCAGAGCTGGATATTTCTTGTCTAGAAGAATTAAGTACGCTGTTAAACTTCGTATATGAATGCTCGCAGGATGTATTAGTAGGTTCTATTTTAACAAAATTGGATTATGGACAACCCATTTATCAATTTGCTATGTTAAAGCCTATTTCCCTTGAAGGAAATGAAGATAAGTTAGATATTTTATATGAAGAAAAGGTAAAAGTAGAAAGAGCTATTCTAGATGTGTATACAGCTCAGCGAAAGAAGTTATTGACTCAAGCAGCTGATGACTTAAAAGAACTGCACTACGAGCTGCAAACCTATGTGTATGCTTGCAACATATAAATGACTCTTTTGGAATGACAAGGAATATATATAAATAAATGGGAACATGTTAGGGTAAATAAAAAGAACACCTAATCACAGAGTTCTTTTTATTACAAAATATATGATTTTGAACTAGTAAAGCATAAAGACGGTGGTAATGGCAGTTACCCTTTCCTTTGTGCTTTTTTTATCCGATTGTGTTGATGATACTGCTTACTGCGTTAAAAAAGTTCATAAGTACCTCGTTAAGCACGTGATATGCCTCCTCTCTTATTAAATATGTACAGTCAAAT
This sequence is a window from Priestia aryabhattai. Protein-coding genes within it:
- a CDS encoding NRAMP family divalent metal transporter, with amino-acid sequence MKKERNWSVLLGAAFLMATSAVGPGFLTQTTVFTQALAASFGFVILLSILLDIGVQLNVWRIIAVSEKRAQDIANSVLPGLGLFIAILIVIGGLAFNIGNVGGAGLGFNALFGISPKAGAVITAIISIAIFLVKEAGKLMDRFAQLMGGILIILMVYVAVSSSPPLGEAASKTFWPDKIDVMAIVTLVGGTVGGYITFAGGHRLLDAGIKGKAAIPEVTRGAVSGITIASIIRIFLFLATLGVLSQGLKLNPDNPPASVFQLAAGDIGYKLFGIVMAAAAITSVIGSAYTSVSFIKSFSKRIEKYENWIIIAFITISTLIFLTIGQPVTLLILAGALNGLILPITLGTMLIAAYKKKIVGDYKHPTWLTVFGGFVVVIMAVLGVYTLVTQISKLW
- the trhA gene encoding PAQR family membrane homeostasis protein TrhA codes for the protein MATTHTFTRGEEIANAITHGIGAVLSIVGLTLLIVLSSLEGTPWHVISFTIYGVTMLLLYVSSTLVHSFPEGKVKDLFEIFDHSSIYLFIAGTYTPFLFIAVKGTIGWTLFGIVWGIALAGIVFKAFFVKKFLFISTILYVFMGWMIVFAWDSLTQTIAHQGIVLLVVGGVLYTIGAVFYVWRGFRFHHMIWHIFVLGGTVLHFLAIILYVLPITN
- a CDS encoding DUF1643 domain-containing protein, whose product is MEAVKKEVIFDETGTYKYSLLCKWSEVNERKLTFILSFPENTYEYSDDAAVSKCIELAQKWGFGVLEIVYLFSYQTDHVSFLRMLSKEEAVGTRTGEYIQKAVEDAELVVVAWGDHGSIYNRQEEVERCLKHKPVYCFGKTKQQFPRHILSVVHRAKLQKYEVPANREESEEVSSFIEDIDQSFGGGDYSPIKQLTEEEPLMFIEDIASMYR